Proteins from a genomic interval of Rubinisphaera italica:
- a CDS encoding DUF1990 domain-containing protein, producing MAIMSFQKPSAEFLSRFLNGQKELEFTYPEFGATAGELPQGYLVDRTRIELGNGLTVFEKAKQALEQWEQFQLGWVETWPREVPIQTGEEVAIMAKSFGCWWLNSCRIVYCIDDQDAITKFGFAYGTLPGHLECGEERFLIEWNRQTDIVAYEILAFSKPGHLLTRLGYPFARRNQKRFARESAARLQHVASSTKSSRVEFKNEKAD from the coding sequence ATGGCGATCATGTCGTTCCAGAAACCTTCTGCAGAATTTCTTTCCCGTTTTCTGAATGGGCAGAAAGAGTTGGAATTCACCTACCCGGAATTTGGTGCGACAGCGGGAGAGTTGCCGCAGGGATATTTGGTCGACCGGACTCGAATTGAGTTAGGGAATGGTTTGACAGTTTTTGAGAAGGCGAAGCAGGCATTGGAACAGTGGGAGCAGTTTCAACTCGGTTGGGTGGAAACGTGGCCCCGAGAGGTTCCTATTCAAACGGGGGAAGAAGTCGCCATCATGGCGAAATCATTTGGTTGCTGGTGGTTGAATTCGTGTCGAATTGTGTATTGCATTGATGATCAGGACGCGATCACCAAATTCGGATTCGCCTACGGCACCTTGCCAGGCCATCTCGAATGTGGGGAAGAACGATTCCTGATTGAATGGAATCGGCAAACGGATATTGTGGCCTATGAAATTCTCGCCTTCTCGAAACCGGGACACCTGCTGACACGCCTGGGTTATCCGTTTGCTCGGAGAAATCAGAAACGATTTGCCAGAGAGTCAGCCGCTCGTCTGCAACATGTTGCAAGTTCAACAAAATCGAGCAGAGTTGAATTTAAGAATGAAAAGGCTGATTGA
- a CDS encoding TIGR02117 family protein, with product MKSPESRSVPENKPPKKSRWIFRWLKRSLVFFLALIGSYFLIILIGLLPANSDFEESPDGIEIFITSNGVHADVVMPIETDVVNWRKTFEGVSFPQNTDWATHVAVGWGDKGFYVETPTWADLKVSTAFRALFTPSPCCLHVVMQNQPKTGENVRAVKISEAQYRKMVETIQACFLLQKENIASISDSSYGKYDTFYKAIGNYHCLNTCNSWVGWVMRESGIKAPLLTPLPKSVFLYLPAPE from the coding sequence ATGAAATCACCCGAATCTCGATCTGTCCCGGAAAACAAGCCTCCGAAAAAAAGTCGGTGGATTTTTCGTTGGTTGAAGCGGAGTTTAGTGTTTTTTCTGGCTTTGATCGGGAGTTATTTTCTGATCATTCTGATCGGCCTGCTGCCCGCTAATTCCGACTTTGAAGAGTCACCCGATGGCATCGAAATCTTTATCACTTCCAATGGCGTTCATGCGGATGTCGTGATGCCGATTGAGACGGATGTGGTCAACTGGCGAAAGACATTTGAAGGAGTCTCGTTTCCTCAAAATACAGACTGGGCAACTCATGTCGCGGTAGGCTGGGGTGACAAAGGGTTTTATGTGGAAACTCCCACGTGGGCGGACTTGAAAGTTTCAACCGCGTTTCGAGCCTTGTTCACTCCCTCACCCTGTTGCCTGCACGTGGTGATGCAGAATCAGCCGAAGACAGGAGAAAATGTTCGGGCGGTGAAGATTTCAGAGGCACAATACCGCAAAATGGTCGAGACCATTCAAGCCTGTTTTCTCCTTCAGAAGGAGAATATTGCATCAATTTCTGACTCAAGTTATGGCAAATACGATACGTTTTACAAAGCGATTGGCAATTATCATTGCCTGAACACCTGCAATTCCTGGGTTGGCTGGGTGATGCGGGAATCGGGTATTAAAGCCCCTCTGTTGACTCCTTTGCCTAAGTCGGTGTTCCTGTATCTCCCTGCACCTGAATAG
- a CDS encoding helix-turn-helix transcriptional regulator — MAQTNRIRRLLRIVAILHSGRLVNAPDLARECEVSRRTIFRDIENLRDSGLLISYDEKKQTYHFESSQFLIPTDLTAEEILALLVLCQDYADSETGIPHLAPARMAAFKLASRLPSEVRQSFGELLDLHHLQLPPLAKQDETNQIYDQIQTALKTQHPLQVEYNSFADQDVIRTRLNPYALYFGNRSWYVIGHASLFRQVRTFHLKRFHKAELLTRQNYKIPARFSLENYFGNAWQMIRETSQKHEVIVRFGRKVAGNVAEVHWHKTQQIEKYADGTIDFRVEVEGLNEICWWILGYGNQAYVVQPLELRNMIVKHAQRMIEQYLPPSR; from the coding sequence ATGGCACAAACGAATCGCATTCGCCGCCTGCTGCGGATTGTGGCGATTCTTCACTCGGGACGTTTAGTAAATGCTCCCGATCTGGCTCGGGAATGTGAGGTCTCCCGTCGCACAATTTTTCGCGATATCGAAAATCTGCGGGATTCCGGGCTACTCATTTCGTATGATGAAAAAAAGCAGACCTATCATTTTGAGAGCAGTCAATTCCTGATTCCAACCGATTTAACGGCCGAAGAAATACTGGCATTACTGGTGCTCTGTCAGGATTATGCAGATTCCGAAACTGGAATTCCTCATCTGGCACCGGCTCGAATGGCGGCCTTCAAACTCGCCAGTCGATTGCCGAGTGAGGTTCGTCAGTCGTTTGGAGAACTGTTGGACCTGCATCACCTGCAACTGCCTCCGCTGGCGAAACAGGACGAGACAAATCAGATTTACGATCAGATTCAAACGGCCTTGAAAACACAGCATCCTTTGCAAGTGGAATACAACAGTTTTGCAGATCAGGATGTGATTCGGACTCGGCTCAATCCCTATGCCCTCTATTTTGGAAATCGCAGCTGGTACGTGATTGGACACGCTTCTTTGTTTCGGCAAGTCCGTACATTTCATCTGAAACGCTTTCACAAAGCCGAACTTCTGACCAGGCAAAACTATAAAATCCCGGCTCGATTTTCGCTGGAAAATTATTTTGGAAATGCCTGGCAGATGATCCGGGAGACCTCTCAAAAGCATGAGGTGATTGTCCGCTTCGGGAGAAAAGTGGCCGGGAATGTGGCCGAAGTCCACTGGCATAAAACCCAGCAGATTGAAAAATATGCCGATGGCACGATCGATTTTCGAGTTGAAGTCGAAGGACTCAATGAGATTTGCTGGTGGATTCTCGGCTACGGAAATCAGGCTTATGTTGTGCAACCGCTCGAATTACGTAATATGATAGTGAAACACGCTCAACGTATGATTGAGCAATACCTTCCTCCGTCCAGATGA
- a CDS encoding Gfo/Idh/MocA family protein, with product MRTFLMSCCVAFLISTATSADDLKKGDKPVLRIGIIGLDTSHAVHFTKTINSKTPLPEFSGCRIVAAYPQGSADIESSVSRIPGYTEEVQKYGVEIVDSIPALLEKVDAVLLETNDGRPHLEQVIPVLKAGKPVFVDKPVAASLVDAIAIYQAAKILDVPLFTSSSLRFTTGAQEIKAGAIGDILGCDTFSPCPIEPTHPDLFWYGIHGVEPLFTLMGPDCETVTRVHTESCDVVVGTWADGRIGTFRGRRGKDGKYMGGYGGTAFGTKGTRPIGSFSGYEPLLSEIIKFFKSGVAPMDSQETLEIYAFMEAADESRQQHGKTISLKAVMDDATIQAKELLKTKYDLE from the coding sequence ATGAGAACATTCCTAATGTCTTGCTGTGTAGCATTTCTGATTTCAACCGCAACTTCTGCAGACGATTTGAAGAAGGGAGATAAGCCAGTGCTACGCATCGGAATTATTGGTCTGGATACATCACACGCGGTTCATTTCACAAAAACGATTAACAGTAAGACACCTTTGCCGGAATTTTCCGGATGCAGGATTGTCGCCGCGTATCCTCAGGGGAGTGCGGATATTGAATCGAGCGTAAGCCGGATACCAGGTTATACAGAAGAAGTTCAGAAATACGGCGTCGAGATTGTCGACTCGATCCCTGCACTGCTCGAAAAAGTCGATGCGGTTTTACTCGAAACGAACGACGGCCGTCCTCATCTTGAACAGGTGATTCCGGTTCTCAAAGCGGGCAAGCCCGTCTTTGTCGACAAACCTGTCGCGGCGTCTCTGGTCGATGCGATCGCAATTTATCAGGCTGCAAAAATCCTGGATGTTCCACTCTTTACATCGTCCTCATTGAGATTCACGACCGGAGCACAGGAAATTAAAGCGGGAGCAATTGGCGATATTCTTGGCTGCGACACCTTCAGCCCTTGCCCAATTGAACCAACGCATCCCGATTTATTCTGGTACGGAATTCATGGCGTTGAACCGCTCTTCACCTTGATGGGTCCAGACTGTGAAACGGTGACTCGAGTCCACACCGAGAGCTGCGACGTGGTTGTCGGAACCTGGGCTGATGGACGGATTGGGACATTCCGCGGTCGTCGCGGAAAAGATGGCAAATACATGGGAGGATACGGCGGGACCGCATTTGGTACGAAGGGCACTCGGCCGATCGGCAGTTTCAGTGGATACGAGCCTCTTCTTTCGGAAATCATTAAGTTCTTCAAGTCGGGCGTCGCCCCAATGGATTCGCAGGAGACATTGGAAATCTACGCCTTCATGGAAGCTGCTGATGAAAGTCGTCAACAACATGGAAAAACGATTTCTCTGAAAGCAGTCATGGATGATGCGACTATTCAAGCGAAAGAATTATTGAAAACGAAATACGATCTGGAATAA
- a CDS encoding sugar phosphate isomerase/epimerase family protein — MNAPFSRRSFLATSATAAGLFLTNPALAIEPFARKEPGPMKLSLAAYSFRKELTAQKGKPAEMTLFDLVDYCRDQDVPGVELTSYYFPTDFDDAYLLDLKQHCHTAGISISGGAIRNDFCVEPAKLQSQLDEVEKWIKAYATLGAPAIRIFAGKVQKGSTTEEAIQRCATACNTACEIAAQHGIFLALENHGGITASPEDMLKIVKQVESPWFGVNFDSGNFRNFGNVYAELAKIAPYAVNAQVKVEIWQNDRKVPADLSKIVNVLKEANYGGWVALEYEAAEPPKEAIPVWLIQLKTLL, encoded by the coding sequence ATGAACGCACCATTCTCCCGACGCTCATTCCTGGCAACGTCCGCAACAGCAGCTGGATTGTTCCTGACAAATCCTGCGCTGGCGATAGAACCATTTGCACGTAAAGAGCCGGGGCCGATGAAGTTGTCGCTGGCGGCGTATTCCTTTCGCAAAGAACTGACGGCTCAGAAAGGCAAACCTGCAGAAATGACTCTTTTCGATCTCGTCGATTACTGCCGAGATCAGGATGTGCCCGGCGTTGAGCTGACGTCTTATTACTTCCCCACAGATTTTGATGATGCCTATCTGCTCGATTTAAAACAACATTGCCATACTGCTGGCATCAGCATTTCTGGCGGTGCGATTCGCAACGACTTTTGTGTCGAGCCTGCAAAATTGCAGTCACAACTCGATGAAGTGGAAAAGTGGATCAAAGCCTATGCCACATTAGGAGCACCCGCCATTCGGATATTCGCGGGGAAAGTGCAGAAGGGTTCGACGACTGAAGAAGCGATCCAGCGATGTGCTACCGCCTGCAATACCGCTTGTGAAATCGCTGCACAACACGGTATTTTTCTGGCACTCGAAAATCATGGAGGAATCACGGCTTCCCCCGAAGATATGCTGAAGATCGTCAAGCAGGTCGAGTCTCCCTGGTTTGGTGTCAATTTCGACTCCGGCAACTTCAGAAACTTCGGCAATGTGTATGCAGAACTGGCTAAAATTGCTCCCTATGCGGTGAACGCTCAAGTGAAAGTTGAAATTTGGCAGAATGATCGTAAAGTCCCCGCCGATTTGAGCAAGATCGTTAATGTCCTCAAAGAAGCCAATTACGGCGGATGGGTCGCTTTGGAATACGAAGCCGCAGAACCTCCAAAAGAAGCGATTCCCGTTTGGCTGATTCAGCTGAAAACGTTGCTGTAA
- a CDS encoding YkgJ family cysteine cluster protein: protein MSWYKDGLKFECTQCGNCCTGGPGAVWVSEEEIQAIAEYLEKPIGEIRLMHTRPLRGQKSLTEFANGDCTFFDSRARKCTIYPVRPIQCRTWPFWRSHLTDEKTWNDLQQDCPGINKGDLVQLEVIEARAAEREL from the coding sequence ATGTCCTGGTACAAAGATGGTTTGAAATTCGAATGCACACAGTGTGGGAATTGCTGCACGGGTGGGCCGGGTGCGGTTTGGGTTTCAGAGGAAGAAATTCAGGCGATCGCCGAGTACCTGGAGAAACCGATCGGCGAAATACGCCTCATGCACACCCGGCCTTTGCGAGGGCAGAAGTCGTTGACGGAGTTTGCGAACGGCGATTGCACCTTTTTCGATAGCCGGGCTCGCAAGTGTACGATTTATCCGGTTCGTCCCATCCAGTGTCGAACCTGGCCTTTCTGGCGCTCTCATTTGACCGATGAAAAAACCTGGAACGATCTGCAGCAAGATTGCCCCGGTATCAATAAAGGAGATCTCGTTCAACTGGAAGTGATTGAAGCCCGGGCAGCCGAGCGTGAGTTGTAG
- a CDS encoding cob(I)yrinic acid a,c-diamide adenosyltransferase, translated as MVHLDNITTKTGDAGTTRLGDGTEVTKFDPRIECLGSLDELNAHLGLALAGPVPATYYDWIRQIQNDLFDLGAELCVPADSEIQIPPRITNHQVKRLENWLGKLHKKLPALSSFILPGGAPLPASLHLARTVCRRAERDLWKLADQEKVSDQGMIYLNRLSDLLFQLARITEDPENPAPLWMPAKKAE; from the coding sequence ATGGTCCATTTGGATAACATTACGACAAAAACCGGCGACGCAGGAACAACTCGACTTGGTGATGGCACGGAAGTGACCAAGTTCGATCCTCGCATCGAATGCCTCGGCTCACTCGATGAGTTGAATGCCCATCTCGGACTGGCATTAGCCGGTCCTGTGCCTGCCACTTATTACGACTGGATTCGACAGATCCAGAATGATCTGTTCGATCTGGGAGCAGAATTGTGCGTTCCTGCGGATTCCGAAATCCAGATTCCGCCGCGAATCACCAATCATCAGGTCAAACGACTCGAAAACTGGCTCGGCAAACTTCATAAGAAACTGCCTGCTCTTTCGAGTTTCATCCTCCCAGGCGGGGCTCCCTTACCAGCTTCGCTGCATCTGGCACGCACAGTTTGCAGGCGGGCAGAACGCGATCTCTGGAAACTGGCCGATCAAGAAAAAGTTTCCGATCAGGGAATGATCTATCTGAATCGTCTCTCCGATCTCCTCTTTCAACTGGCCCGCATCACAGAAGATCCCGAGAACCCTGCTCCACTGTGGATGCCAGCCAAGAAGGCGGAATGA
- a CDS encoding DUF1559 domain-containing protein, with protein MPVRKAFTLIELLVVIAIIAILVALLLPAVQQAREAARRSSCKNNLKQIALGLHNYEATHSTLPPGYLWMDGTRYTTVANPGYPVNYNAIDNHMGLSWGTMILPFMEQSALYDSFNFDLPCFDLANRVPRETHLSVYLCASDPDSEGEFVERDVNFAASSYAGNWGPANGRANTPADATDDVNLDDTPAPNSQPSGASFPACGGILYRNSRTKFRDITDGLSNTLAVGERTNGRIVGDDGQFVTGAGGGHEIFENAWAAACRDETDAGDDHGHMVLFDTEFGPNRARQDATGTYNYGPDRGVSAPHRGVAQFALCDGSVRGISENIDLGTYRSLSSRQGGEVIGEF; from the coding sequence ATGCCCGTCCGTAAGGCATTTACGTTAATCGAACTGCTGGTCGTGATCGCAATCATTGCCATCCTGGTGGCATTGTTACTGCCAGCCGTCCAGCAGGCACGTGAGGCGGCTCGGCGTTCGAGCTGCAAAAATAATCTCAAGCAGATCGCACTCGGTCTGCACAATTACGAAGCGACCCATTCCACATTGCCGCCGGGTTATTTGTGGATGGATGGAACACGTTACACAACGGTTGCCAATCCAGGATATCCCGTCAATTACAATGCGATCGACAATCACATGGGCCTTTCCTGGGGAACAATGATTCTCCCCTTCATGGAGCAATCGGCTTTGTACGACAGCTTCAATTTCGATCTCCCCTGTTTTGATCTTGCCAATCGAGTGCCACGAGAAACTCATTTGAGCGTATATCTCTGTGCTTCCGATCCCGATTCCGAAGGTGAGTTTGTCGAGCGGGATGTGAATTTCGCGGCTTCCAGTTATGCCGGTAACTGGGGACCAGCAAATGGTCGCGCCAACACGCCAGCCGATGCAACAGATGACGTGAATCTCGACGACACCCCGGCTCCCAACTCTCAGCCGTCAGGTGCCAGCTTTCCTGCCTGTGGAGGAATTCTGTATCGAAACAGTCGAACGAAATTTCGAGATATCACCGATGGCCTCTCTAATACGCTCGCCGTTGGTGAGCGAACCAATGGGAGGATCGTCGGAGACGATGGTCAATTTGTGACTGGAGCCGGTGGTGGACATGAAATCTTTGAAAATGCCTGGGCAGCGGCTTGCCGCGATGAAACCGATGCCGGGGACGATCACGGACATATGGTCCTGTTCGACACCGAATTCGGTCCTAACCGTGCCCGACAGGATGCAACCGGAACCTATAACTACGGTCCTGACCGTGGCGTCTCCGCGCCGCATCGTGGCGTGGCACAATTCGCATTGTGCGATGGCTCGGTCCGTGGCATCAGCGAAAATATTGATCTGGGAACTTACCGTTCTCTTAGTTCGCGACAAGGGGGAGAAGTGATCGGCGAATTCTAA
- a CDS encoding L-serine ammonia-lyase, with the protein MSQATEQPVVNHHYFGVFDLFKIGIGPSSSHSVGPMRAAEAFLQELTDHQLFDSVTRIQVDLYGSLALTGHGHGTDSAVLMGLLGEKPDEIDPDSVAGKLESIRGEKQLSLAGKKIISFNEETDLVFNRRIFLEAHPNGIRFQAFTEDQKSAIYLATYYSVGGGFIVREGGEGKQEPEEVVKVPFPFNSARELLAICDEQGYSISQIARENERAFRTDAEISAGLQKIWQTMQECVSRGCHIEGILPGGLGVERRAAELYRALKDRAEASLRDPMSILDWVDLYALAVNEENAAGGRVVTAPTNGAAGIIPAVLHYLDRFCPEVHTKKIEEFLLTAAMIGSLYKRNASISGAEVGCQGEVGVACSMAAGALTEVLGGTPHQVEEAAEIGMEHNLGLTCDPIKGLVQVPCIERNAMGAVKAINASRLALRGDGKHFVSLDRVIRVMKRTGADMSSRYKETSEGGLAVNVSEC; encoded by the coding sequence ATGTCGCAAGCCACTGAACAACCTGTCGTGAATCATCATTATTTTGGTGTTTTCGATTTATTCAAAATCGGGATAGGGCCATCGAGTTCGCATTCGGTGGGGCCGATGCGGGCTGCGGAAGCGTTTCTACAGGAGTTGACCGATCATCAATTGTTCGATTCTGTTACTCGGATCCAGGTCGATTTGTATGGATCTCTCGCGCTAACTGGACATGGTCACGGAACCGATTCGGCTGTGCTGATGGGACTGCTGGGGGAGAAACCAGATGAAATCGATCCCGATTCTGTTGCCGGAAAACTCGAATCCATTCGCGGTGAGAAGCAATTGAGCCTGGCTGGTAAAAAGATAATTTCCTTTAATGAGGAGACCGATCTGGTTTTCAATCGTCGGATCTTTCTGGAAGCTCATCCGAATGGAATCCGTTTTCAGGCGTTTACGGAAGATCAGAAATCAGCCATTTATCTGGCGACGTATTATTCGGTGGGCGGAGGTTTTATTGTTCGCGAAGGTGGCGAAGGAAAACAGGAACCTGAAGAAGTCGTCAAGGTACCGTTTCCATTCAATTCTGCTCGTGAGTTGCTGGCTATTTGTGATGAGCAGGGGTATTCCATCAGTCAGATTGCTCGCGAAAATGAACGAGCCTTTCGGACCGATGCGGAGATCAGTGCCGGTTTGCAGAAGATCTGGCAGACAATGCAGGAGTGTGTGAGTCGAGGCTGTCATATCGAGGGAATTCTTCCTGGCGGATTGGGAGTCGAACGTCGAGCGGCGGAATTGTATCGCGCGTTGAAAGATCGGGCAGAAGCTTCCCTCCGCGATCCGATGTCGATTCTCGACTGGGTCGATTTGTATGCCCTGGCGGTCAATGAGGAAAACGCAGCCGGCGGCAGAGTTGTGACCGCTCCAACCAATGGAGCAGCGGGAATCATTCCAGCGGTGTTGCACTATCTGGATCGCTTCTGTCCGGAAGTTCACACCAAGAAAATCGAAGAGTTCCTACTGACGGCTGCGATGATTGGATCACTCTATAAACGAAACGCATCCATCTCAGGAGCCGAAGTTGGCTGTCAGGGAGAAGTCGGCGTCGCCTGTTCGATGGCAGCCGGAGCATTGACGGAAGTGCTGGGCGGAACGCCACACCAAGTGGAAGAAGCAGCTGAGATCGGCATGGAACACAACCTCGGTTTGACATGTGATCCGATAAAAGGCCTGGTGCAGGTCCCCTGCATCGAACGCAATGCAATGGGAGCAGTGAAAGCCATCAACGCGAGTCGACTGGCGTTACGTGGAGATGGAAAACACTTCGTTTCACTCGATCGTGTCATCCGGGTAATGAAACGAACGGGAGCCGATATGTCGTCTCGATATAAGGAAACATCGGAAGGTGGACTTGCTGTGAATGTGAGTGAGTGTTAA
- a CDS encoding NPCBM/NEW2 domain-containing protein, whose protein sequence is MKKLFLILMLLAPAFNAPAAEPVKEQELVIAARKILDPWHESQPEQGDRLLQVVCWTPSDREFPARYEQRLDQIMKHIQLFYETEMERHGFGNRTFNLHLNREGNVVLHIVKGLHPTSHYEKSSGGEIREECLVELKKQDIDGDKETMVIFCNLADWNEKTLTFTHNSPYYAGGSNKSGTAWQLDSPELAIENIKLKQPMIQDGEYGRISIGKHNSIFIGGIAHEMGHGFGLPHCAPRPDEQVRGTPLMGSGNRTYGDEIRGEGRGTILSLAHAMRLASHPQFTRSVKGYLDSASVTVSNLSVETAGKAIQVSGTVKGEPPVYGVVAYFDPEGGGDYNSTTATAVPDSNGHFEFQTSALAPGKRGQLRIVPLHCNGALADSGSLSKLKYSYEVSAQGIPDVSTIQLRLELTPLLEAIASGKSSEIHRQLKFIKSEKGQRIAKRLVDMSEPTEILGDYSGRQSEMGLTSFKPTSVSVGWRKPTLNRIPDPAMLLESNGEIFETGLYAHAPARHEYALNKAWKTIKGKVGIAAGHDSGTVAFEIQGDGRTLWQSKTVTSSELISFDVNIEGVSQLILLTHATDDGASNDWGLWLEPKLSR, encoded by the coding sequence TTATTACAAGTGGTGTGCTGGACTCCTTCAGATCGGGAATTTCCCGCCCGATATGAACAGCGTCTCGATCAGATCATGAAGCACATCCAACTGTTTTATGAGACAGAAATGGAACGACATGGTTTCGGAAATCGCACGTTCAATCTCCATTTGAATCGTGAAGGAAACGTTGTGCTGCATATTGTGAAAGGCTTACATCCTACATCACACTATGAAAAGAGTTCGGGCGGGGAAATTCGGGAGGAATGTCTGGTTGAATTGAAAAAGCAGGATATCGATGGCGATAAGGAAACGATGGTCATCTTCTGTAATCTGGCTGACTGGAATGAGAAGACGCTCACGTTTACGCACAATTCTCCTTACTATGCGGGTGGCTCCAACAAGAGTGGAACGGCCTGGCAACTCGATTCTCCGGAACTGGCGATTGAGAATATCAAACTCAAGCAACCGATGATTCAAGATGGAGAGTATGGTCGAATTTCAATCGGGAAACACAATTCGATTTTCATTGGCGGTATCGCACACGAAATGGGGCATGGGTTCGGCTTGCCGCACTGTGCTCCACGGCCCGATGAGCAGGTTCGTGGAACGCCGCTGATGGGCTCGGGAAATCGCACATATGGAGATGAGATTCGGGGTGAAGGTCGAGGCACGATTCTTTCTCTTGCCCATGCAATGCGATTGGCTTCGCATCCGCAGTTCACACGATCAGTCAAAGGATATCTCGATTCTGCTAGTGTCACCGTCAGTAATCTTTCTGTTGAGACGGCAGGGAAGGCGATTCAGGTTTCAGGGACGGTGAAAGGAGAGCCCCCCGTTTACGGCGTGGTCGCTTACTTCGATCCCGAAGGGGGCGGAGACTACAACTCAACAACTGCGACTGCTGTTCCTGACAGCAATGGCCATTTTGAATTTCAGACTTCTGCTCTGGCTCCCGGAAAACGTGGTCAATTGCGAATCGTCCCTCTGCATTGCAACGGAGCCCTGGCAGATTCGGGAAGTCTTTCCAAGTTGAAATATTCGTATGAGGTTTCCGCTCAGGGAATTCCAGATGTTTCAACGATTCAATTGCGTCTCGAATTGACACCTCTGCTGGAAGCGATTGCCAGTGGGAAGTCGAGTGAGATTCATCGTCAGTTGAAATTCATCAAATCTGAAAAAGGACAACGGATTGCCAAACGGCTTGTCGATATGTCGGAGCCGACAGAGATCCTCGGGGATTATTCGGGGCGTCAGTCTGAAATGGGATTGACGAGTTTTAAACCAACCTCCGTTTCGGTCGGCTGGAGAAAGCCGACGCTCAATCGGATTCCCGATCCGGCTATGCTGCTCGAATCGAATGGTGAGATCTTCGAAACTGGTTTGTATGCTCATGCACCTGCCCGGCACGAATATGCCTTGAATAAAGCATGGAAGACGATCAAAGGCAAAGTGGGCATCGCGGCGGGGCACGACTCGGGAACGGTTGCCTTTGAAATCCAGGGAGATGGTCGTACCCTATGGCAATCGAAAACGGTAACCTCGAGTGAATTGATTTCATTCGATGTAAACATCGAGGGGGTCTCCCAGTTGATTCTATTGACACACGCCACCGATGACGGTGCCAGTAATGACTGGGGACTCTGGCTGGAACCGAAGCTGAGCCGATAA